The window GGGATAAGTCCATTGTAGTCTTTGTCAACCTGCTCTACAAGCTCCATGAACCTCAAGATTCTTCACAAGTTGCTCTATCAATCTCAAGAATTTAATTGACCCATGACGACGAATATGTAACAACGACGCAGGATATTTTGCAGTGATCGGTGCATGTAACCTACTATGGGGTGAAAATGTTACAGATATTTTGCTGTCCAATCGAAGTGTTGATGCTGAAATTGTTGTATTTTGAGGTCAAAATCTGATATTTCATCGTGAAAGGTACTTTGAATTCAGAAAAGACGCGCGCGACTAACTCAAACAATTAATGATATTCTGATAATTGCACTTTCTGATACTACAAAAATTACTCTGCAAAAaatccctccattccaaaatgtaAGTGTTTTTAGACTCTGACACGGTTCCCGAGATGttattttgaccaacaataaatataaaaataagatgttttaaataaaaatgtgcatattatgatagtttgtttaatgataaatctagtagcATTAATTATACATGtttgatcttttttatatttttgctattaatagtcaaagtttaaaatgtttgacttgtaactatgctaaaaatgtttatattttaggacaaatgaAGTAAGAAGCACTCAAGAGGACTCATTAATTAGAAAGGAACTGAACcaataaaataatattaattttttGCTTCAGAAAACAGTTTTCAGctagcagtttttttttctttttttgagaactAGCTAGGAGTCTATATATAATAATGTTCCTACAATATTTCACATTAATATAACTTACTAGTATACTGCCAATCACAATGACAAACAAAATTATTGTTCCTAATTAAAATATTTGTTCGGCTCCTTTCAGTGATCAGCCCACCCAATATTCAGTTGAGTGCAATCTAATCCATATCACTTTCACTATTAATTACTCCATCTTTGCAATGATACTGGCACGTATACACAAGAAAGTAGGAAGCTAAAGCAGAGCCAAATAAAACCTATCAAAATTCAGCAGAATTAAGAGATCAAATGACACTTTATATTGAAAATTCGTTTGTAATTACAGAATCGAAATCTTTCTAACTGTACTTAATAATTACACTAATCCTAATTAAAACACCTCAAACTTGCCAAATCTGCGGGGCGCGATCCATGGCGCCGGCCGCTAGACTTtgtcgccggccgcggcggcggcggcgccgacgtctCGCCGGCAGAGCGGGCACGTGGCGTGCGAGTACAGCCACATGTCGACGCACTCCACGTGGAACAGGTGCTTGCACTCCGGCAGCCGCCgcacggcctcgccgtcgcgcaCCACGCCGAGGCAGATCGCGCACTgcgcccacccgccgccgccgcccgcggcgccCCTCCGGTACGCGAACTTGGGGATCGCGGCGAGCGCGGACGGCGCCAGCCCGCGCAGGCCGCCGAcagcggcgggtgcggcggcggcgccgccgccacggccggacggcgacgccgacgccgaggccgCGTAGCCCTGCAGGGTGACGGCGCGGCGGAAGCAGACGGCCACGGTGAAGACGATGATggaggaggcgaaggcgaggcaGACGAGCACCACCGTGTCGCACACGCGGTAGctcccgccggcgacggcgtccgCCGCGGTGGCGCTGCTGGGGTCGTGGGACGACATGGGGCGACCGCGCGCGTGGCGAGGAGTAGTGGGGTGGGTGGTGCCTAATGATTTGCTAGTACATATCGAGCTAAGAATTTAGTGATCttaatttgattaattaattgatctagatcctgtttagatcctccaaaataacaaaagttttgccattttgtagtactttttgccattttgaatctaaacacta of the Oryza sativa Japonica Group chromosome 2, ASM3414082v1 genome contains:
- the LOC107278261 gene encoding E3 ubiquitin-protein ligase EL5-like; amino-acid sequence: MSSHDPSSATAADAVAGGSYRVCDTVVLVCLAFASSIIVFTVAVCFRRAVTLQGYAASASASPSGRGGGAAAAPAAVGGLRGLAPSALAAIPKFAYRRGAAGGGGGWAQCAICLGVVRDGEAVRRLPECKHLFHVECVDMWLYSHATCPLCRRDVGAAAAAAGDKV